The following coding sequences lie in one Micropterus dolomieu isolate WLL.071019.BEF.003 ecotype Adirondacks linkage group LG15, ASM2129224v1, whole genome shotgun sequence genomic window:
- the slf2 gene encoding SMC5-SMC6 complex localization factor protein 2 isoform X3, protein MKPSQVPNRLPHPPPRRMLPLQSPELCHRDRLGPPRHPCPMYPPGFGPSSPTNIGYSANRPHPMPRDRLGPLQHSAQPPGSFYPRVVPVSPTNSGITANRLQQLPSSVFHPTSPPFMKDLSNHSPSSHIRRDPVTESKITLSHSGSKNGTAQRQESIKAQSSDVRSSIQTVQLHRPPTAPSLNTRAAQEVCPLPLSDSEHWSPGNSQWSSGGYQPSLSTQSSDRGSGSSLPIMHSPVAPCKDQQHKQTPSSEKLMPAVGLSFSSQKRCRDFEDCDNGAKKLCPQGANSGNSLSTALVSQPSSRHSSVLELSSKTTDSHLCTEPASGLSKCLELSFEFKPTQSSCASLSPKPCIKRRPPMGAKQAYINCTQNHPVKLIELRSPTKPREESLKKRSEENNKRDKSSSLFSTVGPQKDTGSSPHAHVQLDNHHLGHSHHSTSVLPVKRLSRGNQVEESRKSVSSTCKAASKPNSGSLSCRTVERNKTARPRRPVAIPNDIGELFTPDPLTYVVSPSSKTAKPKIDEGMVKSPTLERSCSSSIVSSSSTPVTGSQCCKTQNVSVTDSPHAADTKASSLSSARHQQVSLPTVTLQRVKLENIRSICSKGSELKNSPITTSGRQLRDESVKSDEKRTSLLSNNVRPCAFDTHYTASEQTSTSHCSQPPLLEREASEGSRKQVNEEDPIDVELDLDLSFALDMDLTQSSHSSEDEQLISLQEMMERVTKPTDTPEKDTFSEPSTPGHRSSQSKTLPLPSTTKSGIYKNNLDQMLKEINTIKKAKEIETQLLTACKEDLLRIAEYEEAEENREEGISTEQQEFLQRYSLMSNAIREVPPGEVVFNLEKFGRIFNHDTLQLRQCMVNPQGTAQKTLLWSSPAQLRLHVNIGLFQEAYDSCSPCPAQVTRFLFKMMSVHNERLVSEKILQALCDIACTAAYQIVKHGSQQFKVWVPSLADLALVLINMGVAFVTLFPFENLQPPFTEGDLLEDICIKSESPSSNKEQSTFPEHNCSNILKYLSYCMGLCPRAYSDDELLLLLTVMGRLGLDTRLILQSSVELYPLQYRIVKNIRDWDAMLPRICLALTDLTDDHHNMCLLVQLLPDNTRGKQLRRHLSLSMISKLLDGNCTYRPTEKEIQLSELRLYLPRMQPSTLLRGMLSSSRSEKDVEDMASLDQQSYYLCYSLLTLANEASNFQFFPAQQKEQLLFLCSALETHVKCDIRESEKCLYRSKVKDLVARIYTKWQMLLQRTRPLHGKLYDYWRPSAVDILTSSQEQQEIYYSDGGEGPAMEEDEEEETSGTEETEVAMNPEEEEKEEGDDTVADTNETGDDLQPEEMDGENKMDDTNKTGDDLQPEEMDGDDKMNDTNKTGDDIKPEEIEGEDKMDGTSEREEVTESVHGVREMSEMEPGVHKESRVMDEQIEAGNIDHAERETENLVEMRETPHLDPVAACDLVS, encoded by the exons ATGAAGCCCTCTCAGGTCCCTAACCGGCTTCCTCACCCTCCACCCAGGAGAATGTTGCCACTTCAAAGCCCTGAGCTGTGCCACCGGGACAGACTGGGTCCACCACGGCACCCTTGTCCCATGTATCCACCAGGGTTTGGTCCAAGCAGCCCAACTAACATTGGGTACTCAGCGAATAGGCCCCATCCCATGCCCAGGGACAGACTGGGTCCTCTGCAGCACTCTGCTCAACCTCCGGGGTCTTTCTACCCACGAGTTGTACCAGTCAGCCCAACTAACAGTGGTATTACAGCTAACAGACTGCAGCAGTTACCTTCCAGTGTCTTCCACCCTACTTCCCCTCCCTTTATGAAAGATTTAAGCAACCACTCCCCGTCATCCCACATCCGGAGAGATCCAGTGACTGAATCCAAGATCACTTTGTCTCACTCAGGAAGTAAAAATGGAACCGCACAAAGACAAGAATCCATCAAG gCTCAATCCAGCGATGTGAGGAGTTCCATACAAACTGTCCAGCTCCACAGGCCCCCTACGGCCCCATCACTCAACACCAGAGCAGCTCAAGAAGTTTGCCCCCTGCCCCTCTCAGACTCAGAGCACTGGAGTCCTGGTAACAGCCAGTGGTCCTCAGGGGGCTACCAGCCTTCTCTGAGTACCCAGTCTTCTGACAGGGGTAGTGGTTCCAGTTTACCCATCATGCATAGCCCTGTAGCACCTTGCAAG gaccaacaacataaacaaacaccttCAAGTGAAAAGTTAATGCCAG cAGTGGGCTTGAGTTTCTCATCTCAGAAGAGGTGCAGGGACTTTGAGGACTGTGACAATGGTGCCAAGAAACTGTGTCCTCAGGGTGCGAACTCTGGCAACTCACTCAGCACTGCACTGGTGTCTCAGCCATCCTCGAGGCATTCTTCAGTCTTGGAACTGTCATCCAAAACCACAGATAGCCATCTGTGCACAGAACCAGCGTCTGGCCTGTCAAAATGCTTGGAACTATCATTCGAATTTAAACCCACCCAGTCATCCTGCGCATCACTGTCACCCAAACCTTGTATAAAGAGAAGACCACCAATGGGGGCAAAGCAAGCCTATATAAATTGCACTCAGAATCACCCTGTGAAGTTAATAGAGTTAAGGTCACCTACAAAGCCACGTGAAGAAAGTTTGAAGAAAAGAAGCgaggaaaacaataaaagggataaatCAAGCTCTTTGTTCTCCACTGTGGGGCCCCAGAAGGACACTGGGAGCTCACCTCATGCTCATGTTCAGTTAGATAACCACCACTTGGGTCATTCTCACCATAGTACCTCAGTCTTACCAGTCAAGCGCTTGAGCAGAGGTAATCAGGTGGAGGAGAGCAGGAAGTCGGTCAGTAGCACTTGCAAAGCCGCCTCAAAACCAAATTCTGGTTCTCTGAGTTGTCGCACAGTGGAACGGAACAAAACTGCCCGCCCACGAAGACCTGTTGCTATCCCTAATGATATAGGTGAGCTTTTCACCCCTGATCCTTTGACGTATGTAGTCAGCCCTTCATCTAAGACTGCAAAGCCCAAGATAGATGAGGGAATGGTCAAATCCCCCACCTTAGAGAGAAGTTGTTCATCCAGCATTGTGAGCAGCTCTAGTACCCCAGTTACTGGATCCCAGTGTTGCAAAACTCAAAATGTCTCAGTCACCGATTCACCTCATGCAGCGGATACCAAAGCCTCTTCTTTGTCATCAGCGCGTCACCAACAAGTATCCTTGCCAACTGTAACTTTACAGAGGGTAAAACTTGAAAACATAAGATCCATTTGCTCTAAAGGCAGTGAACTCAAAAACAGTCCCATCACCACTTCAGGCAGGCAACTTAGAGATGAGAGTGTCAAATCTGACGAGAAACGCACATCTCTTCTCTCAAACAATGTGAGACCATGCGCGTTTGATACTCACTACACTGCCTCTGAACAAACGTCTACATCTCATTGTTCTCAGCCTCCACTGCTGGAGAGGGAGGCAAGTGAAGGGAGTAGAAAGCAGGTGAACGAAGAGGATCCTATAGATGTTGAGCTGGACCTAGACCTGAGTTTTGCATTAGACATGGATCTAACCCAGAGCTCCCATAGCAGTGAGGATGAGCAGCTGATTTCCTTGCAGGAGATGATGGAGCGTGTTACCAAGCCTACAGATACACCGGAGAAGGACACCTTCTCAGAGCCAAGTACACCTGGACATCGCAGCTCCCAGTCAAAAACT ctgcCATTGCCATCCACCACAAAGTCAGGCATCTACAAGAACAACCTTGATCAGATGCTAAAGGAAATAAACACCATTAAAAA AGCTAAAGAGATTGAGACACAGCTTCTAACTGCATGTAAAGAGGACCTGTTGAGAATAGCTGAATATGAGGAGGCTGAGGAGAACCGGGAGGAGGGCATCTCCACCGAACAACA ggaATTCCTACAGCGCTACTCGTTGATGTCCAATGCAATCCGGGAAGTGCCTCCTGGAGAAGTAGTGTTCAACCTGGAGAAATTTGGCCGGATCTTCAACCACGATACACTGCAGCTCAGACAATGCATGGTCAATCCACAGGGGACAGCACAGAAAACACTTCTCTG GTCCAGCCCCGCTCAACTGAGATTGCATGTAAATATTGGATTGTTTCAGGAAGCTTACGACTCTTGCTCGCCCTGTCCAGCTCAGGTTACCCGTTTCCTATTCAAG ATGATGTCAGTCCATAATGAGAGGCTGGTATCTGAAAAGATACTACAGGCCCTCTGTGACATCGCCTGTACTGCTGCTTATCAGATAG TGAAACATGGGAGCCAGCAGTTTAAAGTGTGGGTGCCCAGTTTGGCCGATTTGGCGCTGGTCCTGATCAATATGGGAGTTGCGTTTGTTACTCTCTTCCCTTTCGAAAATCTGCAGCCTCCATTCACAGAAGGAGATTTGCT ggAGGACATCTGTATCAAAAGTGAGAGTCCTTCCAGTAACAAGGAACAGAGCACTTTCCCTGAACACAACTGCAGCAACATCTTGAAG TACCTCTCTTACTGTATGGGCCTCTGTCCACGGGCGTACAGCGACGatgaactgctgctgctgctaactgtGATGGGCAGGTTGGGCCTGGACACACGGCTCATCCTCCAGTCCAGTGTGGAACTGTACCCACTGCAGTACAGAATTGTCAAGAACATCAGGGACTGGGACGCTATG CTGCCCAGAATCTGTCTGGCCCTCACTGATCTGACAGATGACCACCACAACATGTGTCTGCTAGTTCAACTGCTGCCTGACAACACACGTGGAAA GCAACTGCGTCGACATCTGAGCCTGTCCATGATCTCTAAACTGTTGGACGGAAACTGCACTTACAGACCTACAGAAAAAGAGATTCAa CTCTCTGAACTGAGGCTGTACCTGCCCCGTATGCAACCATCCACCCTTCTCAGAGGCATGCTGAGCTCCAGCAGGAGTGAGAAAGATGTGGAGGACATGGCCTCTCTAGACCAACAG TCCTACTACCTCTGCTATAGCCTTCTGACCTTGGCAAACGAAGCTTCCAATTTTCAGTTTTTCCCAGCTCAACAAAAG GAGCaactgctgtttctgtgctCTGCGCTGGAAACTCATGTAAAGTGTGACatcagagagagtgagaaatgTCTTTACCGGAGCAAG GTAAAGGACCTGGTGGCCAGGATCTACACCAAGTGGCAGATGCTCCTTCAGAGGACCAGGCCTCTCCAT GGTAAGTTGTATGATTATTGGCGGCCTTCAGCTGTGGATATATTGACAAGCAGCCAAGAGCAGCAGGAGATATACTACAGTGATGGTGGAGAGGGCCCTGCgatggaggaggatgaagaagaggaaacCAGTGGAACTGAAGAGACTGAGGTGGCAATGAaccctgaggaggaggagaaggaagagggaGACGATACAGTGGCTGACACAAACGAGACAGGGGATGACTTGCAGCCAGAAGAAATGGATGGAGAGAATAAGATGGATGACACAAACAAGACTGGGGATGACTTGCAGCCAGAAGAAATGGATGGAGACGATAAGATGAATGACACAAACAAGACAGGGGATGACATCAAGCCAGAAGA